From Anopheles arabiensis isolate DONGOLA chromosome 3, AaraD3, whole genome shotgun sequence, a single genomic window includes:
- the LOC120902314 gene encoding uncharacterized protein LOC120902314 translates to MEGSLALCPILVSRQKNPTTVTSVKDLSGFLFVNKRCSQHSPHQCNAPERYTSLTFVSCLARNVCHCQPTRFYFFCLCPIRSSYAAKLRCCPDLRVLNGSSHISLVGLTFHGRVRIHKYIIVRWSYRP, encoded by the exons ATGGAGGGCAGCTTAGCCCTATGCCCTATCCTGGTAAGCCGTCAGAAAAACCCTACAACAGTCACGAGCGTAAAAGATTTGTCAGGCTTtctgtttgtaaacaaacgctgTTCACAACATTCTCCCCACCAGTGTAACGCTCCCGAGCGTTACACTTCCCTGACGTTTGTTTCCTGTCTTGCCCGTAATGTTTGTCATTGTCAACCCACGCGGTTCTActtcttttgtttgtgcccTATACGGTCGTCTTATGCCGCGAAGTTACGTTGCTGCCCAGATTTGCGAGTATTAAACGGTTCCTCACACATTTCTCTAGTAGGGTTAACGTTCCATG GCCGTGTCCGTATTCACAAATACATCATCGTACGATGGTCGTATCGGCCGTGA